The following coding sequences lie in one Rutidosis leptorrhynchoides isolate AG116_Rl617_1_P2 chromosome 4, CSIRO_AGI_Rlap_v1, whole genome shotgun sequence genomic window:
- the LOC139842678 gene encoding uncharacterized protein, producing MEDLEYSGNYQTTTTPFNDDVDSAVSTPYVSAPSSPGRESPHYGGGGGGFFYSAPASPIHHILSSISSSTNLETAGGSFEFELATGPAPSGSMSSADELFLNGQIRPMKLSSHLQHPQDLTPLVDVSEIDGNGESFSRSRDLSSRDRRRRARSLSPLRSNTAFQWLEEFKDGRECTEINEIKEKLEAKDKQRAIENENDNETPSSGASSRSSSVGRSSKRWVFLKEFLYRSKSEGRNSSNSNKNNHKFWSTLSLKKSSDSLTSKTAGALEETGTATSEVQPPSSKSSTKKSVRSSDSETIGAAEDVPATVKTSAKKAVNGVGVNRKRRGVRSAHEMHYTMNRAQAEEMRKKTYLPYRQGLLGCLGFSSKGYGAMNGFARALNPVSSR from the coding sequence ATGGAAGACCTTGAATATAGCGGTAACTATCAAACTACTACAACACCTTTCAATGATGATGTAGATAGTGCTGTATCTACTCCTTACGTCAGCGCTCCGTCCAGTCCCGGTCGTGAGTCACCGCATTACGGCGGAGGAGGAGGAGGATTCTTTTACAGTGCTCCGGCTAGTCCGATACACCACATTTTATCCTCCATTTCTTCTTCTACTAATTTAGAAACCGCTGGAGGATCGTTTGAGTTCGAGCTAGCTACCGGACCGGCTCCGTCCGGATCCATGTCCTCCGCCGATGAACTCTTCTTAAACGGTCAGATCCGGCCGATGAAACTCTCGTCTCACCTTCAACATCCTCAGGATCTAACGCCGTTAGTTGACGTAAGCGAAATAGACGGAAATGGAGAGAGTTTTAGTAGATCTAGAGATTTGAGCTCTCGAGATAGACGGAGAAGAGCTAGATCTCTGTCTCCGTTGAGATCCAACACAGCGTTTCAATGGCTCGAGGAATTTAAAGACGGAAGAGAATGTACGGAAATCAATGAAATTAAAGAGAAATTAGAAGCTAAAGATAAACAGAGAGCAattgaaaatgaaaatgataacgaaACGCCGTCGTCTGGTGCATCGTCACGGTCGTCATCTGTCGGCCGGAGCTCCAAACGCTGGGTGTTTTTGAAAGAATTTTTATACAGAAGCAAAAGTGAAGGCCGTAATAGCTCAAATAGCAACAAAAATAATCACAAATTCTGGTCTACATTGTCATTAAAAAAATCATCAGATTCACTTACTTCAAAAACCGCCGGTGCATTAGAAGAGACCGGTACAGCGACATCAGAGGTGCAGCCTCCGTCGTCTAAATCGTCAACTAAGAAATCAGTCCGATCATCTGATTCAGAAACTATCGGTGCGGCAGAGGATGTTCCGGCGACGGTTAAAACATCGGCGAAAAAGGCGGTGAACGGAGTAGGTGTGAATCGGAAAAGGAGAGGGGTACGGTCAGCGCATGAAATGCATTATACGATGAATAGAGCACAAGCGGAAGAAATGAGGAAGAAGACGTATCTGCCGTACAGGCAAGGGTTATTAGGTTGTTTAGGGTTTAGTTCTAAAGGTTATGGAGCTATGAATGGATTTGCAAGAGCTTTGAATCCCGTTTCATCAAGGTAA
- the LOC139842677 gene encoding uncharacterized protein yields MLESSSKTPLIDVTNSCSSFTGDGSLGHDIEELGIEFTNSFKKIVGNGKDTLFWNDVWLDDVPLCTKFNRLFRADSNPKASIFDRVGWDGTNCVWSWNWVRLLHGQTKAEFEDLLRLLQEFKYETNNEDGWQWSLASNGKFTTKVLTSLIQAKIGVGNETLRNSLVPKEVGIFVWRALKSRLPFLYELDKREIDLRSVRCPLCDDAIETAQHSIYQCSKCVEI; encoded by the exons ATGttggaatcatcatctaaaacgcCTTTGATTGATGTTACGAATTCATGTTCATCGTTCACAGGTGATGGTTCTCTGG GACATGATATTGAAGAGCTTGGCATCGAGTTCACAAATTCTTTCAAGAAGATTGTTGGTAATGGAAAAGACACCTTATTTTGGAATGACGTTTGGCTTGATGATGTTCCACTTTGTACGAAGTTCAATAGATTATTTCGGGCCGATTCTAACCCTAAGGCGTCAATATTTGATCGTGTGGGGTGGGATGGGACAAATTGCGTTTGGTCATGGAATTGGGTGAGGTTACTTCATGGGCAAACAAAGGCGGAATTTGAAGACTTGTTAAGGTTGCTACAAGAGTTCAAATACGAAACCAATAATGAAGACGGGTGGCAATGGAGTCTAGCTTCAAATGGTAAATTCACAACAAAAGTTCTTACAAGTCTTATTCAAGCGAAGATTGGTGTGGGAAATGAAACTTTAAGGAATTCGTTGGTACCAAAAGAAGTTGGGATATTTGTTTGGCGCGCTTTGAAGAGTAGATTACCGTTTTTGTATGAACTTGACAAGCGAGAAATTGATCTTCGCTCCGTCCGATGTCCACTATGTGATGATGCTATTGAAACGGCTCAACACTCGATTTATCAATGTTCTAAATGTGTGGAAATTTGA